A genomic region of Mitsuaria sp. 7 contains the following coding sequences:
- a CDS encoding tripartite tricarboxylate transporter substrate binding protein, with the protein MKRSLFLLLGVAAVCAPVASALAEAYPSRPITIVVPFPAGGGTDALIRSLAPALSQELHQTVLIDNKAGAAGTIGSAAVAHAAPDGYTLGVATTSTHAVALAVVKGARYDPLRSFAPIGLIGFSPYVLVARPTLPAKTLAELIRDAKGAPGKLTFASVGQGSLSHLIGEQFKQATRTDLIHIPYKGASPAQTELMGGQVDLLFDNPATLVQQIRGGRIKALAQTQRSALLPEVPTFKEAGLAGFESQLWYGLVAPAGTQTAVVQKLSEALRKVLANRATVAALLSSGVAPAEGTPAQFAATLNQQVPYWANVVKSSGVVME; encoded by the coding sequence ATGAAGCGCTCCCTCTTCCTCCTGCTTGGCGTGGCCGCCGTGTGCGCCCCGGTGGCCTCGGCGCTCGCCGAGGCCTACCCCAGCCGCCCGATCACCATCGTCGTGCCGTTCCCGGCCGGCGGCGGCACGGACGCCCTCATTCGCAGCCTCGCACCGGCGCTGTCGCAGGAGCTGCACCAGACGGTGCTGATCGACAACAAGGCCGGCGCCGCCGGCACGATCGGCTCCGCCGCCGTCGCGCATGCCGCGCCCGACGGCTACACGCTGGGCGTGGCCACGACGAGCACGCATGCGGTCGCCCTCGCCGTGGTGAAGGGCGCGCGCTACGACCCCTTGCGCAGCTTCGCGCCCATCGGCCTGATCGGCTTCTCGCCGTACGTGCTGGTGGCGCGTCCGACCTTGCCCGCGAAAACGCTCGCGGAACTGATCCGCGATGCCAAGGGCGCACCGGGCAAGCTGACCTTCGCCTCGGTCGGGCAGGGCTCGCTCTCCCATCTCATCGGCGAGCAGTTCAAGCAGGCCACGCGGACCGACCTCATCCACATCCCCTACAAGGGCGCCTCGCCCGCGCAGACCGAGCTCATGGGCGGGCAGGTCGATCTGCTCTTCGACAACCCGGCCACGCTGGTGCAGCAGATCCGCGGCGGAAGGATCAAGGCGCTCGCGCAGACGCAGCGCAGCGCGCTGCTGCCGGAGGTGCCGACCTTCAAGGAGGCCGGCCTCGCCGGCTTCGAGTCGCAGCTCTGGTACGGACTCGTGGCGCCGGCAGGCACGCAGACGGCGGTGGTGCAGAAGCTCTCCGAGGCCTTGCGCAAGGTGCTCGCCAACCGCGCCACCGTGGCCGCGCTCCTGAGCAGCGGCGTGGCGCCCGCCGAGGGAACGCCCGCACAGTTCGCCGCCACGCTGAACCAGCAGGTGCCGTACTGGGCGAACGTCGTGAAGAGCTCCGGCGTGGTGATGGAATGA
- a CDS encoding AraC family transcriptional regulator → MFHTHRRHLAPKVTARIVDSRTPSYETEFHAHDEYMVLMPRSGGMVVRVREEQSAFRINAACMALVAPGVEHATAATRPQQQHLALYVDRAFVEDCAKRLVGLVGVDGVAGVGEPEGTTTAPPAPPACGVWRMSPSLVQMLRLREELAGVDGAHRDSPRMQATERLIAAECITTALTTANALPAHRGRDALLIYEIVAYLEAHMAEQLTVDDVAAQFLLSRRHFTRLFRERTGHSMIEFLNGKRLERAQLLLQDPRTSVMDAALLVGFETPSYFARLYRAKFGRPPSRR, encoded by the coding sequence ATGTTCCACACCCATCGCCGGCACCTGGCGCCCAAGGTCACCGCCCGGATCGTCGACAGCCGCACGCCGTCCTACGAGACCGAGTTCCATGCGCACGACGAGTACATGGTGCTGATGCCGCGATCAGGCGGCATGGTGGTGCGTGTGCGCGAGGAGCAGAGCGCCTTCCGCATCAACGCCGCCTGCATGGCGCTGGTGGCGCCGGGCGTGGAGCACGCGACGGCGGCGACCCGGCCGCAGCAGCAACACCTGGCGCTGTACGTCGATCGGGCGTTCGTCGAGGACTGCGCCAAGCGCCTTGTCGGCCTTGTCGGCGTCGATGGCGTCGCCGGCGTCGGCGAGCCCGAGGGCACCACCACGGCGCCTCCCGCACCGCCCGCGTGCGGTGTCTGGCGCATGAGCCCCTCGCTCGTGCAGATGCTGCGGCTGCGCGAGGAGCTGGCCGGCGTCGACGGCGCGCATCGCGATTCGCCCCGGATGCAGGCGACCGAGCGGCTCATCGCGGCAGAGTGCATCACGACCGCCTTGACGACGGCCAACGCGCTGCCGGCGCACCGCGGGCGGGACGCGTTGCTGATCTACGAGATCGTCGCCTACCTCGAGGCGCACATGGCGGAGCAGCTCACGGTGGACGATGTGGCCGCGCAGTTCCTGCTCTCGCGCCGGCACTTCACGCGGCTGTTCCGCGAGCGCACCGGTCACAGCATGATCGAGTTCCTCAACGGCAAGCGCCTGGAACGCGCACAGCTGCTGCTGCAGGACCCGCGGACCAGCGTGATGGACGCGGCGCTGCTGGTCGGGTTCGAGACGCCGTCCTACTTCGCCCGCCTGTATCGGGCGAAGTTCGGTCGTCCGCCGTCCCGGCGTTGA
- a CDS encoding PHB depolymerase family esterase — protein MQGRASIDYQLYVPPDASDEPRPLLLMLHGCGQDPDDFAVGTRMNEMARRDGWLVLYPAQSTQANPQGCWNWFKTNHQERGRGEPALIAALTREVMASHNVDANRVYVAGLSAGGAMAAILGRAYPELFAAVGVHSGLPHGAVEDANGAMAMMRGGQDTRPPAEAAPSGKPHPTPTIVFHGTRDMTVHPLNGEHVYADATLGVEGAHRIENGREGTRAYTRKRHVTPQGRVQAELWLIEGGGHGWSGGDRNGSCTDWLGPDASEQMLCFFMAHPLGDNRA, from the coding sequence GTGCAAGGCCGCGCCTCCATCGATTACCAGCTCTACGTCCCCCCGGACGCCAGCGACGAACCGCGTCCGCTGCTGCTGATGCTGCACGGTTGCGGACAGGACCCCGACGACTTTGCCGTCGGCACCCGCATGAACGAGATGGCGCGTCGCGACGGCTGGCTGGTGCTCTACCCGGCGCAGTCGACGCAGGCCAATCCGCAGGGTTGCTGGAACTGGTTCAAGACCAACCACCAGGAACGCGGGCGCGGCGAGCCCGCGCTGATCGCCGCGCTGACGCGCGAGGTCATGGCCAGCCACAACGTCGACGCGAACCGCGTGTACGTCGCGGGTCTCTCGGCCGGCGGCGCGATGGCGGCCATCCTCGGGCGCGCCTATCCGGAGCTCTTCGCCGCGGTGGGCGTGCACTCGGGACTGCCGCACGGCGCCGTCGAGGACGCGAACGGTGCGATGGCGATGATGCGCGGCGGCCAGGACACGCGTCCGCCCGCCGAGGCCGCGCCCTCCGGCAAACCTCACCCCACGCCGACCATCGTCTTCCACGGCACCCGCGACATGACCGTGCACCCGCTCAACGGCGAGCACGTCTACGCGGACGCGACCCTCGGCGTCGAAGGCGCCCATCGCATCGAGAACGGCCGTGAGGGCACGCGGGCCTACACCCGCAAGCGGCATGTCACGCCGCAGGGTCGCGTGCAAGCCGAGCTCTGGCTGATCGAGGGCGGCGGACACGGCTGGTCCGGCGGCGACCGCAACGGCTCCTGCACCGACTGGCTGGGCCCCGATGCCAGCGAGCAGATGCTCTGTTTCTTCATGGCACACCCGCTGGGCGACAATCGTGCATGA